A region of the Anguilla anguilla isolate fAngAng1 chromosome 16, fAngAng1.pri, whole genome shotgun sequence genome:
TGACTCTGCATGATACGAATGAGAGCTCtgctcactgtctgtctgttcgcAGAATTACACCAGTCAGATATTTTCCTTACTTACCTGCATCTGCCTGTTCACAGCTCAACGCCAATCGCCATAATGAACACCAGGTTTGCCTCACTAACCGGTGTTTGTTGGTTCACAGCATTACACCAATGATGCCGACGGCCTCTGTACCCGACTCATCAAGCCGAAACTCATGGAGGGGACTGTAGCTGCCCAAGACGAGTTCTCCAGAAGTAAGGCCTCTGATtagtgttgcattgtgggatatggAACTGAAGGGAGCTCATAGCCAGTGTAGACAGCAGAAATATCCCCACAGATACACAAGCATTACCACTAGCAGATTTGTAATGCATTTTGTTATGGCCAGCCCCTGAACCCGCCAAGAGATAAATGACGCCACACAATCCAACTTAAATCACCGAAATACTTCCAAtgtaagaaatgaaaacaaatgaaataattccaTGTAAATTTGGCAAACAAGTAACTGAAGCATCCACAGCTATCCCTCAGATGCCAGCAGAGAAAACCGAAGTCATGGTAGATATGAGAGAGGAAGCATGTGCAAGCACTGCCGTGTGCCTAATTACTTGAAACGAGAACAAGAGCAAAAGTCAATGGTCAAAATAGCCAGGAGGGGTTAGAAAAAGCGGATGACTCCAGCACGTGCATTGGGTTTCACTCACCAGATGTTCCTTGCAGCTGTAATGATGGGGTAACCAGTGACTCAGGCACTGATCCCCAAAACCCTGACTAACTCCTCCCCCTGTCCTACAGGCGGCTGGGCACTGAACAGGAAGGAACTGAAGCTCATCCAGACCATCGGGAAAGGGGAGTTTGGAGGTTTGTTTCACCGGCCCTCGGTCATTGTCGTGTGTGTGGAGCACGTGTGGTTTCGTCATGCGCTCCAGGTTTCAGTTTGAAAGTAAATCACGAGCTGAGAGGGTTTCAGGTGGAGCTGGTCTGTTAGGATGTGGTCAGATTTTAGGCTTGGCAGACGGAAAAGGCAGTACTCCTGTAAAGAGGTGCGATTGAAATGTGACCGTACTAACGGCAATCCCACAGCACACACCCCATCCGCCCCGTGGTTACGCCCAGAGTAAcggctgtgtgcgtgcgtgtgtgtgtgtctcccctcCTCAGATGTGATGGTGGGAGATTACAGGGGGAACAAAGTGGCAGTGAAGTGCATCAAACACGACGCCACAGCGCAAGCCTTCATCGCTGAGGCCTCCGTCATGACGTGAGTCTTCCTCCACTGTGTCCAAAGCTGTTCTAGGCATTCTTTTGTGTTGTACTATAGTCTTGTATGGTGCAATTATATCACTTCTTGTAGTTAACCTTGGTTAGCTGCTCTGCACCTTTGTAATTGTTGTCTTGactgttatatatttattgtagcAACTCATGGAAATAGACCacggtgtgtatgcatgcgtgtgtatgcgtgcgtgcgtgcgtgtgtgcgtggtaTTGTTAACTTGGTTCTTATTGTCCCTCTGTCATGCAGGCAACTACGGCACAACAATCTCGTGCAGCTTCTGGGTGTGATtgtggaggagaggggcagTCTGTTTATCGTCACAGAGTACATGGCCAAGGTAATGTgtacacgctctcacacacacacacacacacacacacacacacacaggctcacacggTTACTTCATGAAGGTGCTGAACTGACTAATTGAATGACTGCTGTAATGGCACAAAACGTGCTAAATCCACTGAGAAGATGGTTTTTCGCATTCATGTGTTCCTATGGTCCTTACATTAGAATAATAGAATGGAAAGTGTTGCCCTTGGCCTTTCAGGAGAATGAAAGTGTGTATTTTCGCCTGTCCAGGGCAGTCTGGTGGACTACCTGCGCTCTCGAGGTCGAACAGTGCTGGGTGGGGACTGCCTTCTCAAGTTCTCCATGTGAGTGACACCTCACTCCTTCACTTCTCCTCCGCTCCAGCGACAGAGCATTTCCACTCCATCACTCGCTCCCTGtcttctcactctccctctctctcccgcttcCCTCCCTCGCTCGGTCCTCAGACACGTCTGCGAGGCCATGGAGTACCTGGAAGCCAATAACTTTGTGCACAGAGACCTGGCTGCCCGGAACGTTCTGGTGTCCGATGACAACATCGCCAAGGTCAGCGACTTCGGCCTGACGAAGGAGGCCTCCTCCACGCAGGACACGGCTAAGCTGCCCGTCAAGTGGACTTCGCCCGAGGCCCTGAGGGAGAAGGTACCGTGTGCGCACGTGCTTGCGTGCGTTTATTTGTGTGCTTGGTtctatgtgcttgtgtgcatttatttgtgtgcttggttctgtgtgcttgtgtgcatttattttatttttgtgtgtgtgtgtgttctttttttgtgtgtgtgcgcttgcctatgtatttctgtgtgcttgtgtgtgtctttttgtgtgtgtgcttgcctgtgtgtttctgtgtacttgtgtgtgtttttttgtgtgtgcttgcctgtgtgtttctgtgtgcttgtgtgtgtttttttgtgtgtatgctttcctgtgtgtttctgtgggcttgtgtgtgtctttttgtgtgtgtgcttgcctgtgtgtttctgtgtgcttgtgtgtgtctttttgtgtgtgtgcttgcctgtgtgtttctgtgtgcttgtgtgtgtttgtgtgtgcttacatgtgtttgtgtgtgcttgcatgtgtgtttgcgtatgcttgcgtgtgtgtctcagggAGAGGGGTTGTGAGGAGACCCCAGTGCCCTTGCTGTGGCAGGGCAGATGGACTTTAGGATGAGGGGGTGGGTGCTtgtgaaagaggcagagagcgtttgtaagtgtgtgtcaATCTCTTGTGTTCTTGAGCAGAAGTTCTCCACAAAGTCGGACGTGTGGAGCTATGGCATCCTGCTGTGGGAGATCTACTCCTTTGGACGTGTGCCTTACCCCAGAATTGTAAGTTTTCCTTTTgctgcaaagtttttttttcctcccaaggccacatacacataaataaatgtattttatgcctTTGTAAGTCTCCAGAGAGGTAGGAAAAGGTACAAAGCAGGAAATGTAAATaacccatgttttttttatcctgcaGAAATAGAGTTAGTTCATTCAAAATGCATGTCCAAAGTCCCACAGAGGGGCAGTCCTTCTGAGCATTTATATCATTGATGTTTACCTTGTGCACTGGTGAATCATCACGTTGTTTTATTGGCCCCCAAATAAGGTTAATAAGGATAGATTTATTACTTCTGGGAGAAAACTTGGGCAGAACGCCCTCCCCACACCCAGGCGCCTTCATCTAAACTACAGCATTAGTTATTGTTTTGGTTAATATGAGTAaaaatacacactcatacataaaATATCGCTCATCATCTCATTTTAACCTTATCACTCCCTTTTCTTTCGATTTAAAGTGCCAAATAGTATTCAGAAGTGCTCATTGCTACAGCCTCCATTATCAGTATGGGAGAGCACAGATAAGCACATGCTCAATGCGAGATTTTCAATCGCGTGTAAATCTGTGACTTCAGCCCGTATTTTCCGTGACAAACACCCGGCATTAGCAATGATGAACTTAGTTTAAGGTTATTCCATCATATGGCCAGTAGAGGGAGATGTTGTCAACCTCATGTCTGCATTCCCCGCTCTCCTATTCTCAGCCTTTGAAGGATGTTGTCCCGCGGGTGGAGAAAGGTTACAAGATGGATGCCCCGGACGGGTGCCCGCCGGTGGTGTACGACATCATGAAGCAGTGCTGGACCCTGGACCCCGTGGTGCGGCCCTCCTTCCGCGTGCTGAGGGACAAGCTGCAGCATATCAGAGCCAAGGAGCTCTACCTGTGAGAGGAGGTGAAGGGAGGGGAGGCCTGCCTTTTCTCTGATCGGGACCACACCCTGACTCCTGCACCAGCTTTCTGGAACtatacacccccctccccactacCACCACTCCATGGTGATGAAAGAATGAACACCACCTGTTCATCCCAGGCCTTTCCCTCCCCTGTTCCTCTCTTTCGCTcgttctctctcaccctctcactctcttttcgtcatcccctccctccccctctctatcgAGTTGCTGTACCCTTCTTTTCTCTTCtgtccctccttccttctctctctttatcatGCACACTCTGTCCATCCATCTCATTGCAAGGCGGGGGGTGAGGCAGGCCTTCTCCTTCCTatcttgacccctgaccctgtgTGTGGCATGCTGGGAATCGGACACACCGCACTGGCGGAAGTGAGCGAGGCCTTCACTCTCAGCCAACGTGCCTCCTGAACTCCAAACCCCAGGGTGCCACGCGCTCCGTTACTTCgactgttgtgtttttttattacaattattttttatgttgtttttttaattaatttctgcaaCCTTCTACATCTCGCTCTTCTCTGAATGGAAACAAGAGAAATGAGACTTTTTGAGCTGATCTTTCCGGAAATGTATCGGTATGTCCAAGACAGGGCGGCGCTATCAATATGCAGGCTTTTTTATATGAATATCTATATATAAAGGAcacaaaagaagacaaaaaaacaggacCCAAACGATGCGTGTAGAGGCCTGGGGTGTGGGGCTGAGAGCGGGAGGGGGTGCATGCCGTTCGGGGGGGCCTTCAGTTACTGTCAGTGCTATTaatgtttgtttcattatgCCACCATGATTATGAATAAACCATTCCATCTGACCagtttggaaaacaaacaaattgaaaaatacagaaaaaaaacctgaaagtcTGCATGAGTCTTCAACTTCAGCTCTTTCCATCGCAGTACACAACTATCTATGACCAGCTCTTTCCATCGCAATACACAACTATCTATGACCAGCTCTTTCCATCGCAATACACAACTATCTATGACCATCTCAAGTGGACAGGtttctggtaaatggtaaatggactgcatttatatagtgcttttatccaaagcgctttacaattgatgcctctcattcgccagagcagttaggggttaggtgtcttgctcaagtacactttgacacacccagggcggggtttgaaccggcaaccctccgactgccagacaatcggtcttacctcctgagctatgtcgccccctatgtTGTTTCTAATCTCAGCATGCAATGATCAAGGGTTGTGATTTTCAATTTGAGTGCTTTTGTCGACTAGCCCCCCCATtcgcacacacgtgcgcgcacacacacacacacacacacacacacacacacagagtccccCAAATAAATAATCACCCAATTGCCAATTCCATTATTGATTAAATGTGCTGTCTAGTTCACTAGTCAAGGGCCCTGACTGTTGAATATTTCTTTAGCTGTGTGCATACATatctctgtgtgcatgcaagtgtttctgcgtgcatgcgtctgtttctctgtgcatgcttgtgtctatgtgcatgttcgtctgtgtgcttgcttgtgtttctgtgtgaatgcatgtgtttctgcatgcatgtgtctgtctgcatgcacgtgtatctgtgtgcatctgtgtgcatgcatgtgtttgtgtgtgcatgtgtctatctctgtgcgtgtgtgtgtctatgtgagaATGATGGTGTTTGTGAGAATGAGGGTGTCTGTGAGCATGcacgtgtttctgtgtgcatgcactctTTAACTGTCCCCCATGTTCTTGCGTCCTCTTTCTTCTGGGTAAgggcctgtgtgtctgttcataATCATGGAGCCCAAGACCCACCCAGGTCTGTCTGAGAACAGCTTTTACTCTGGCAGTGATGGACACACCAGGGATCACATCCGTGTGACTCTGTTTGATCCAGTCTCCAATTTTAATCACCGTCTTCACCATTGACCCGCTGTCACTGAGTCGATGTGATTGTTTAAAGATATTGCTTACGTCCTGGAAGTGGGCAGATTTGCCGCACTGCTTTCCCCAGCCTTGCAGCAGAGATGTCGGCCCGGTGCATAAGGCCAGTCAGAGCCTGGTCTAGGGCTAGGTCAGCTGCATGTCAGTCAATGGGGATTTTTTGGCTCATCCTGTGAAGGAGAGgactctctcccccctgtcaCGCTGCTCCTAGCCTGTCCATCAGGGCTGGGAGATTCCCCCCTGCCACGGCCTACATATATATGCGTGGACACGCTCAAACGTGTACACTGACTTCTGCATGCACAGCACATGGAACACATTTAACCTGAGGAAAGGCAGCCCTGGTTTGTGCTGCGGAGAGTCAGCGGATGATCTTATCTGCAGTGACATTCGCTGCCGTCCTGTCACCTCTCCAGCGAGTCTGTTTCCTACAGTCTTATGGCACTCTTGGGGCTGCTGGTTTCTAGACCACATTCCCAAGTGCAATCGGATTCATATAAAGGCATTTTCAGCTGACTTAATCATGAGAAAGTGAACTGTGCATGTATTCATACTGCTGATTCACACACATCGTCTCCTCTCCCTGAAcctccctctgcttctctctctgtcctcaggGGGGAGCCGTCACTGTACCCCAGTGCTCTTTGCCTCCCACAGT
Encoded here:
- the csk gene encoding tyrosine-protein kinase CSK produces the protein MSGLQITWPAGTECIAKYNFLGTTGQDLPFSKGDVLTIISVTKDPNWYKAKNIMGREGTIPANYVQKREGVKSGGKLSLMPWFHGKITRDQAERLLYPPETGLFLVRESTNYPGDYTLCVSCEGKVEHYRIIYHNGKLTIDEEEYFENLMQLVEHYTNDADGLCTRLIKPKLMEGTVAAQDEFSRSGWALNRKELKLIQTIGKGEFGDVMVGDYRGNKVAVKCIKHDATAQAFIAEASVMTQLRHNNLVQLLGVIVEERGSLFIVTEYMAKGSLVDYLRSRGRTVLGGDCLLKFSIHVCEAMEYLEANNFVHRDLAARNVLVSDDNIAKVSDFGLTKEASSTQDTAKLPVKWTSPEALREKKFSTKSDVWSYGILLWEIYSFGRVPYPRIPLKDVVPRVEKGYKMDAPDGCPPVVYDIMKQCWTLDPVVRPSFRVLRDKLQHIRAKELYL